Sequence from the Salinicoccus sp. Bachu38 genome:
GGACATCAACCCTATATTAACGAAGCTCCAGAATTTTGGATATTCTGTTCTGATTTTAACCGTAATCACCAAATAGCACCTGAAATAGATATCTCTTACGCAGATTTTCTTGAGATTGGATCAGTCGATGTCGGACTCATGGCACAAAATGCTATGGTTGCAGCGGAATCATTAGGACTTGGTGGTGTATATATTGGTGGTGTCAGAATTAATATTGAAAAGTTAACAGAATTACTAGCTTTACCAAAACATGTTGTCCCACTTGTCGGTTTGTGTATTGGATATCCAGAGGAGGAAAAGGCGCCAATCAAGCCAAGATTACCGAAAGATATTGTCATGCACAATAATCAATATGAACCTTTCAGTGTTGAAGATATTGAGGAATATGATGAAAAAATGAAATCATATTATAAAAATCGACCAATCAAAGCACCATTTTCAACACGAACAGTCAAAGGATGGAGTGAGCATATCAATGAGCACTTAGCTAGAAGCTATGATCCTAATATGCTTGAATATTTAAATAATCAAGGATATATAAAAAAATAAGTTTTTATAATAGAGTGTGCAGAAGACAACCATATTCTGTACATCTATTTACTTTATAATTTAATACAAAATCAACAATTATTTAGGCAGAAGTAATCTCATTCTCATATACCAAGCAAAGTGACAGATGTGTTTTTCTCTCTTAAATTTATGTTTGATTAGAGTAGACCCTAAATATACAATTCAGGCTATTGATTTCACTGGATATCGAGTGTGTGGTTAGGGTGTATTTTAATTATTCTCAAATAAAGATGGTTATATGAAAAATTATAGCCAATATAATAAATGATGTTATTTTATTATTGGTTGAATAAACGTGAAGACAGACAGATGACTATATGAAGAACACTAAATAACCCCCAATCCATTCAAAAGGATTGGGGGTTTAGTATGCCATGTTAAGCACAATTCTTGATTGCCTCTATTGTTTTTATTCTGGTCGGTAAACGAATCCCAACCTTTTAGAACGAATACTGTTCGCCGTCGTCCGGCACCAACAGGCTCCCACTCATCCCTTTTTCTTCTGCATAGTCCTTCAGCTCCTGTCTGGATAGTGCCCAATGGTTCACTGCTTCCATGTGAACGGAGATGATCTTGGCATCAGGTGCAGCCTGGTGGACTTTGAGTACATCCTCCTTATCCATGACAAGGGAGCCGCCCTCAAGGAATTGGTTGTCACCACCATTCACTACGATGACTTCGGGGGTGTGGGTGTTCAGGGTCTTCTCCACTTCTTCGTACCAAACGGTATCCCCGGCTACATACAGCGTCTTCTCCTCCTGATGCTTGAAGACGACACCGCAT
This genomic interval carries:
- the nfsA gene encoding oxygen-insensitive NADPH nitroreductase, encoding MNETINLLQNHSSVRKFENKPIPESHIDVIFKAANQVSSFSLLQVVSIIRITDTNLRQEIMEISGHQPYINEAPEFWIFCSDFNRNHQIAPEIDISYADFLEIGSVDVGLMAQNAMVAAESLGLGGVYIGGVRINIEKLTELLALPKHVVPLVGLCIGYPEEEKAPIKPRLPKDIVMHNNQYEPFSVEDIEEYDEKMKSYYKNRPIKAPFSTRTVKGWSEHINEHLARSYDPNMLEYLNNQGYIKK